One segment of Syngnathus scovelli strain Florida chromosome 6, RoL_Ssco_1.2, whole genome shotgun sequence DNA contains the following:
- the LOC137840362 gene encoding janus kinase and microtubule-interacting protein 3-like, with protein sequence MVEMGHYQSRVADLESALKQQGQNVKWVEEKQLLRQSNQQLAEKVRRMEAEEARLKEHIQDIRDQNELLEFRILELEVGRLAQAC encoded by the exons atggtagaaatgggtcactatcaaagcagagtagcagatctggagtcagcgctgaagcaacaaggacag aatgtcaagtgggtggaggagaagcagctgctgcgtcagagcaatcagcagttggccgaaaag gtcaggcggatggaggcggaagaagcgcgtctgaaagagcacatccaggatatccgagaccaaaacgaactgcttgagttccgcatcctggagctggaggtgggaagactcgcacaagcgtgttga